One genomic segment of Rivularia sp. PCC 7116 includes these proteins:
- a CDS encoding DUF4157 domain-containing protein, which yields MYRQEISQKTSPPINSHSESKDINPSRNYGSLSSVVQRAQQDVNSINADEKQQLESAIGTKATGEVLTGKQWVPEFKGISGQLWGDAAIQMKGKDNNVSEVELENKTGLPDNLKAGIENISGIAMDDVKVHYNSSEPSKFQALAYTQGTDIHVGRGQERHLPHEAWHVVQQKQGRVKPTLQMKGAAINNDSSLEREADVMGAKALQSSLPTTQLQKHYGSASVLQRQETSFPEDSEEKLKEMGVLQRKEQSGAIQFRGGPTVGILKIKSSDIGSSLLAGHAWLSYTPTGGGEVTHGTWGNTDHIGYNRNFECGRNARAERATDVDNTDLGNLNNFIAANDKWTYLNNCSSFAARGWRAVTKERLAYKSLGFIPNPSALGVGIVAANGGTTGVLPANRGSSANSASSTSSSSAGFSSNSVNSALGSGLVGSSVGSSVSKSSGSSSI from the coding sequence ATGTACCGTCAAGAAATATCCCAGAAAACTTCACCTCCGATTAATTCACACTCAGAAAGTAAAGATATTAATCCCAGTCGTAATTATGGTTCCTTATCTTCCGTGGTACAAAGAGCGCAACAAGATGTAAATAGCATCAATGCGGATGAAAAACAGCAATTAGAAAGTGCTATTGGGACGAAAGCAACAGGGGAAGTGTTGACGGGTAAGCAGTGGGTACCTGAATTTAAGGGAATTTCCGGTCAGCTTTGGGGAGATGCAGCGATACAGATGAAGGGGAAAGATAATAATGTATCTGAGGTGGAGCTAGAAAATAAAACTGGCTTACCAGATAACTTGAAAGCAGGAATTGAAAATATCTCTGGGATAGCGATGGATGATGTGAAGGTTCACTACAATTCCTCTGAGCCTAGTAAATTCCAGGCTTTGGCATATACACAAGGAACTGATATTCACGTTGGACGGGGACAGGAACGGCATTTACCCCATGAAGCATGGCATGTGGTGCAGCAAAAGCAAGGAAGGGTAAAGCCGACTTTACAGATGAAGGGAGCCGCGATTAACAATGATTCCTCCTTGGAAAGAGAAGCTGATGTAATGGGTGCTAAAGCATTACAATCGAGCCTTCCAACCACCCAACTGCAAAAACACTATGGTTCAGCTTCCGTACTACAGCGCCAAGAAACCAGCTTTCCAGAAGATTCTGAAGAAAAACTCAAGGAAATGGGAGTATTACAAAGGAAAGAGCAATCGGGAGCAATTCAGTTCAGAGGTGGGCCTACTGTTGGAATATTGAAGATTAAAAGTAGTGATATTGGCTCTTCCCTGTTAGCCGGACATGCCTGGTTGTCCTATACCCCTACAGGAGGAGGAGAAGTGACTCATGGAACTTGGGGAAACACAGATCACATCGGTTATAATCGTAACTTTGAATGTGGAAGAAACGCTAGAGCCGAAAGAGCCACTGATGTCGATAATACTGACTTAGGTAATCTAAATAACTTTATTGCAGCTAATGATAAATGGACATACCTCAATAATTGTTCTTCTTTTGCAGCGCGGGGATGGAGAGCAGTTACAAAGGAAAGGCTTGCGTACAAATCTTTAGGATTTATTCCGAATCCCAGTGCATTGGGTGTAGGTATAGTAGCAGCAAACGGCGGCACAACCGGGGTGCTTCCCGCGAATCGAGGAAGTAGCGCCAACAGTGCTAGTAGCACATCTAGCAGCAGTGCCGGTTTTTCCAGTAACAGTGTAAACAGTGCCCTCGGTAGCGGTCTCGTAGGTAGCAGCGTAGGTAGCAGCGTAAGTAAGAGTTCTGGAAGTTCAAGTATATAA